From Elaeis guineensis isolate ETL-2024a chromosome 16, EG11, whole genome shotgun sequence, a single genomic window includes:
- the LOC105058981 gene encoding LOW QUALITY PROTEIN: phytochrome-associated serine/threonine-protein phosphatase (The sequence of the model RefSeq protein was modified relative to this genomic sequence to represent the inferred CDS: inserted 1 base in 1 codon; added 81 bases not found in genome assembly) — MDLDFWISKVKDGLHLMEDELQLLCEYVKEILIEESNVQPVNSPVTVCGDIHGQFHDLMKLFQTGGHVPETNYIFMGDFVDRGYNSLEVFTILLLLKARYPANITLLRGNHESRQLTQVYGFYDECQRKYGNANAWRYCTDVFDYLTLSAIIDGTVLCVHGGLSPDIRTVDQIRVINRDCEIPHEGPXCDLMWSDPEDIETWAVSPRGAGWLFGSRVTSEFNHINNLDLVCRAHQLVQEGLKYMFQDKGLVTVWSAPNYCYRCGNVASILSFNENMEREVKFFTETEENNQMRGPRTGVPYFL; from the exons GTTAAAGAGATTCTTATTGAGGAGTCAAATGTCCAGCCTGTGAACAGTCCTGTAACTGTCTGTGGAGATATCCATGGTCAATTTCATGATTTGATGAAACTTTTCCAGACTGGTGGACATGTTCCTGAGACAAATTACATCTTTATG GGTGACTTTGTTGATCGTGGCTATAACAGTCTGGAAGTTTTCACTATTCTTTTGCTTCTTAAAGCCAG ATATCCTGCAAATATAACCCTTCTGCGTGGAAATCATGAAAGCAGGCAGCTAACACAG GTGTATGGCTTTTATGATGAGTGCCAGAGGAAGTATGGAAATGCCAATGCATGGCGGTATTGCACTGATGTATTTGATTACCTAACATTGTCGGCCATTATAGATGGAACT GTTCTTTGTGTCCATGGTGGTCTTTCTCCTGATATACGAACAGTTGATCAG ATAAGGGTTATCAACCGTGATTGTGAAATTCCTCATGAGGGCC TTTGTGACCTTATGTGGAGTGACCCAGAGGATATTGAAACATGGGCTGTCAGTCCTCGTGGTGCAGGTTGGCTTTTCGGATCCAGGGTGACATCAGAG TTCAATCACATAAACAATCTTGATCTTGTTTGTCGGGCACACCAACTTGTCCAGGAAGGTTTGAAGTACATGTTTCAAGACAAGGGCCTTGTAACT GTGTGGTCTGCTCCTAATTATTGTTACAGATGTGGGAATGTAGCTTCAATATTGAGCTTCAATGAGAATATG GAGAGAGAGGTGAAGTTCTTCACAGAAACTGAAGAGAATAATCAAATGAGAGGGCCCAGGACTGGAGTCCCATACTTTTTATGA
- the LOC105058980 gene encoding uncharacterized protein: protein MEGMESRDDEEAEAAAMRTMGSYGVAVRVVEEAAEEILLLWAIQQPASRRQNEFVRHSSLSLRLDACGHHLSILQSPSSMSTPGVTGAVMWDSGVVLGKFLEHAVDSGRLVLQGKRVVELGSGCGLVGCIAALLGADVILTDLPDRLRLLKKNVEDNVDEGNARGSARVSELTWGDELDAEFIEPSPPEFVLGSDVIYSEGAVKDLLFTLRQLSGCHTTIFLAGELRNDAVLEFFLEIAMEEFLVGHVDQTQWHPDYCSNRVALFVLVKKS from the exons ATGGAAGGCATGGAGTCGAGGGACGACGAGGAGGCGGAGGCGGCGGCGATGAGGACGATGGGGTCGTACGGGGTGGCGGTGCGGGTGGTGGAGGAGGCGGCGGAGGAGATCCTCCTGCTGTGGGCGATCCAGCAGCCGGCGTCGCGGAGGCAGAACGAGTTCGTCCGCcactcctccctctccctccgccTCGACGCCTGCGGCCATCACCTCTCCATCCTCCAATCCCCTTCCTCCATG AGCACACCTGGAGTGACGGGGGCGGTGATGTGGGACAGTGGAGTAGTTCTTGGCAAGTTTCTGGAGCATGCTGTGGATTCCGGAAGGCTGGTACTCCAAGGCAAAAGAGTTGTTGAACTCGGCTCTGGCTGCGGCCTCGTCGG TTGTATTGCTGCTCTTCTGGGTGCTGATGTTATACTTACCGATCTTCCCGACCGACTGAGGCTCCTGAAGAAGAATGTCGAAGACAATGTAGATGAAGGGAATGCCCGCGGATCAGCACGGGTCAGTGAGCTTACATGGGGTGATGAGCTGGATGCTGAGTTCATCGAGCCCTCCCCGCCGGAGTTTG TACTTGGATCAGATGTGATCTACAGCGAAGGTGCAGTCAAAGATCTACTGTTTACACTAAGGCAGCTTTCTGGCTGCCACACAACAATTTTCCTGGCCGGAGAACTCCGCAACG ATGCTGTGCTTGAGTTCTTCTTGGAAATTGCAATGGAGGAGTTTCTAGTTGGTCATGTCGATCAAACACAATGGCATCCCGATTACTGCAGTAACCGAGTAGCTCTTTTTGTTTTGGTGAAAAAATCATAG
- the LOC105058979 gene encoding NDR1/HIN1-like protein 6, with protein sequence MADHQRIHPVDVGSPSPSAPQASHSFSQSEKHDVTDRCARLHGTIPVAHAEQAKKKRSCYCCCKCLCCTTLIIVILIILIGATAGILYLIFDPKIPKYSVDRLGILAFNVDNNMVRASFNVTVTARNPNKKIGIYYEEGSYLSVWYTDSSLCKGSFPEFYQGHQNMTVLNIIMTGEAQLTGELLTELLRQQQTGMIPLLFKGDVPVRVKFGSLKLWKVTFRVRCNLVVNSLSASNQISIKSSSCKFKLKL encoded by the coding sequence ATGGCTGATCACCAGAGAATTCATCCGGTGGACGTCGGATCTCCATCGCCATCAGCTCCACAAGCATCCCACAGCTTCTCGCAATCCGAAAAGCATGATGTTACCGATCGATGTGCTCGGTTGCATGGCACCATCCCAGTGGCCCATGCAGAGCaagccaagaagaagaggagctgcTACTGTTGCTGCAAGTGTTTGTGCTGCACCACCCTCATCATTGTCATACTCATCATCCTTATTGGAGCCACTGCTGGCATTCTATACCTCATCTTTGATCCCAAGATACCCAAGTACTCGGTCGACCGCCTCGgcatcttggcatttaatgtggaCAATAACATGGTCAGGGCCAGCTTCAACGTGACGGTCACTGCAAGGAATCCAAACAAGAAGATCGGCATCTACTATGAGGAAGGAAGCTATCTGAGCGTGTGGTACACTGATAGCAGCCTGTGCAAGGGGAGCTTCCCGGAGTTCTACCAGGGCCACCAGAACATGACAGTGCTGAACATCATAATGACCGGTGAGGCCCAGCTGACCGGCGAGCTTCTCACCGAGTTGCTGCGGCAGCAGCAGACTGGGATGATACCGCTGCTCTTTAAAGGCGATGTGCCGGTGAGGGTGAAGTTTGGAAGCCTGAAGCTCTGGAAGGTGACCTTCAGAGTCAGGTGCAATCTGGTGGTGAATAGTTTGAGTGCCAGCAATCAGATTAGCATCAAATCAAGCAGCTGCAAGTTTAAGTTGAAGCTCtga
- the LOC105058982 gene encoding pyruvate kinase, cytosolic isozyme translates to MANIDIEGILKELPNDGRVPKTKIVCTLGPASRSVPMLEKLLRAGMNVARFNFSHGSHEYHQETLDNLRIAMQNTQILCAVMLDTKGPEIRTGFLKDGKPIQLKEGQEITISTDYSIKGDENMISMSYKKLPVDLKPGNTILCADGTITLSVLSCDPDAGTVRCRCQNTAMLGERKNVNLPGIVVDLPTLTDKDKEDILGWGVPNNIDMIALSFVRKGSDLVHVREVLGPYAKRIKLMSKVENQEGVVNFDDILRETDFFMVARGDLGMEIPVEKIFLAQKMMIYKCNLVGKPVVTATQMLESMIKSPRPTRAEATDVANAVLDGTDCVMLSGESAAGAYPELAVKIMARICVEAESSLDYDAIFKEMIRSAPLPMSPLESLASSAVRTANKAKAVLIVVLTRGGTTAKLVAKYRPRVPIVSVVVPVLTTDSFDWTVSDESPARLSLVHRGLIPLLAEGSAKATDSESTEVILEAALKSAMQRQLCKPGDSVVALHRIGIASVIKICIVK, encoded by the exons ATGGCGAACATCGACATAGAGGGGATCTTGAAGGAGCTGCCGAACGATGGGAGGGTGCCGAAGACGAAGATCGTGTGTACGCTGGGCCCTGCGTCGAGGTCGGTgccgatgctggagaagctgcTGAGGGCCGGAATGAACGTGGCTAGGTTCAACTTTAGCCATGGGAGCCACGAGTATCATCAGGAGACGCTGGATAACCTCAGGATCGCCATGCAGAACACCCAGATACTTTGCGCCGTCATGCTTGACACCAAG GGCCCAGAGATTCGTACTGGCTTCCTGAAGGATGGAAAACCTATCCAACTGAAGGAGGGTCAAGAAATTACAATAAGCACTGATTACAGCATTAAGGGCGATGAGAACATGATTTCCATGAGTTACAAGAAGCTTCCTGTAGATTTGAAGCCTGGAAATACCATATTGTGTGCAGATGGTACCATAACCCTTTCTGTCCTGTCATGTGACCCAGATGCTGGAACTGTGAGATGCCGTTGTCAGAACACTGCTATGTTAGGTGAGAGGAAGAATGTCAATCTGCCAGGTATTGTGGTGGATCTCCCAACATTGACGGATAAAGATAAAGAAGACATCTTGGGATGGGGTGTTCCCAACAATATTGATATGATTGCATTGTCATTTGTGCGCAAGGGATCCGATCTTGTTCATGTTCGAGAAGTTCTTGGGCCTTACGCAAAACGCATAAAGTTAATGTCAAAG GTTGAAAACCAGGAGGGAGTGGTCAACTTTGATGATATCTTGAGGGAGACTGATTTCTTCATGGTTGCTCGTGGTGATCTTGGGATGGAGATACCAGTTGAGAAGATTTTCCTTGCTCAGAAAATGATGATTTACAAATGCAATCTTGTGGGTAAGCCTGTAGTCACTGCCACTCAAATGCTTGAATCAATGATCAAGTCCCCTCGTCCAACACGTGCTGAAGCCACTGACGTTGCCAATGCTGTTCTTGATGGCACGGACTGTGTCATGCTCAGTGGCGAAAGTGCAGCTGGAGCCTACCCTGAGCTGGCAGTAAAAATCATGGCTCGGATTTGTGTCGAGGCAGAGTCCTCCCTCGACTATGATGCCATCTTCAAGGAGATGATAAGGTCTGCTCCTCTTCCCATGAGCCCATTGGAGAGCCTTGCATCCTCAGCTGTCCGCACAGCTAACAAGGCCAAGGCTGTGTTGATTGTTGTCTTGACGCGTGGTGGGACTACCGCCAAGCTAGTGGCCAAGTATCGACCTAGAGTTCCAATCGTCTCGGTGGTGGTCCCGGTGTTGACTACGGATTCATTTGATTGGACCGTCAGTGATGAGAGCCCGGCAAGGCTGAGCCTCGTTCACAGGGGTCTTATCCCACTGCTGGCAGAGGGTTCTGCCAAAGCTACTGATTCAGAGTCAACAGAGGTGATACTGGAGGCTGCACTGAAGTCCGCTATGCAGAGGCAGTTGTGCAAACCGGGCGATTCTGTCGTTGCTCTGCACCGCATTGGCATTGCTTCCGTCATAAAGATCTGCATCGTGAAATGA